ATATTTCACTCACAAAATTATGTTCGTGGATGAATTGTCAACTTAAGAAGAAAAAACGATGGAGCCTTTGCTTGCTTCAAAAGCGTACTAGCTTCACTTTCCAGTTGTCTATTACTACATGACACAATTAGGAATACTGACGACTAATTAACGAGAAAGTCCACTGGGACATGAtccaggatatatatatatatatatatatatatatatatatatatatatgtagctaATCTTTGACGCTAGATCGAGCAGTACGTAGTAGTAGTGTAGTACTATATATTATCGTTTCCATGTATCAGTTGGCTCCTTCTCGTACACATATAATTGTTTCAATCAGATCGATATTAATGATGGCAGTCATGGCACCAATATTCTGCAGCAGCAGTAGTACTAGTGGGCAAAATCATCGGGCGTTTCCATTCAATCACGTCCTGCATTTCCTCTTCTTTGTTATTGGTTTGTCACTCGGCATCCTAGTTACCTTATACTTCCAGAGTTACTCATTACTCACTTTTCAAGCATCCCTCAACTCCATTAATAATTTTATTACCATTCCACTAAAACCATCACCACCGAAATCACCAACTCCaactccacctccacctccaccaccgcCAGTTCTGGTACCGTCTTTCTCTACAATTAATGAAACATCATCATCAGTATCTGTTCATTACAGTAGCAGTACTCCCAGTACCAGTGTTTCTTTGAAAGAACAAAAGCTGTTAGTACACAACATGAGCGATGAGGAGTTACTTTGGAGAGCATCCATGGCCCCTCAAGTTGATTCGCCTTGCAACTCTGTTCCGAAAGTGGCTTTCATGTTCTTGACAAAAGGGCCACTACCTTTGGCTCCCTTATGGGACAAATTTTTCAAGGGACACGAGGGTCTATACTCCATCTTTGTGCACGCGCACCCTTCTTTCAATGAATCGCAGCCTCAAACTTCGGTCTTCCATGGTCGAAGAATTCATAGCCAGGTGCCTATTTAATAAATGCATTAGTGCTTGATTACTAATTGCTGGCAATATTTAAGATTAAGAACTTATTCATATGCATGTATATGCATGCACTTGCTTGCAGGCCGTTTATTGGGGAACTTCCTCGATGTTGGATGCAGAGCGACGGCTATTAGCCAATGCACTGCTTGACTTGTCCAATCAAAGATTTGTATTGCTTTCCGAATCTTGCATTCCCTTGTTTAACTTCACGACAACTTATGACTACCTTATAAACTCAAATCAAAGCTTTCAAAGCGTATACGATGACCCGAGGAAGCCTGGTCGAGGGCGCTACAACCCTCAAATGTGGCCACAAATAAACATCACAGATTGGCGGAAAGGATCTCAATGGTTTGAAGTGCACCGAGACCTGGCCGTCCACATTGTCTCCGATCGGAAATACTACCCCATCTTTCAACAATACTGCCACCCTCCTTGTTATATCGATGAGCATTATATTCCAACATTCGTCAACATGTTGTATGGTGATCTCAACTCTGAGAGAAGCATTACATGGGTGGATTGGTCAAGGGGTGGTGCTCATCCTCGGAAATTTGGATGGCCTGATATTACAGATGAGTTTTTTAATGGAATTCGGTTCGGATCGCACTGTAAATACAACGGCAATACAACTTCAATATGTTTCTTATTTGGTAGAAAGTTTTTGCCTAATGCTCTGGAGCCTTTGTTACGAGTTGCTCCACTGCTGCTTGGCTTTGATACCTAGAAatcctatttttcttttctgtaatATGTGAATTAACTTTTCATTGAAATCTTTTGAAGTATCACCTGGCTTCAATATATCTGTATatagtgtgtatatatatatatatatatatatatatatatatatatttaaggaGAGAGGTTCAGAGTGAGAGTGAGATTTTTGGTGGCTGATCAGTGCAGGCCCAAAGAGAGAGGCATAGAGGAAAGAGTTCAGGTATAGGGAGAGCGAGGGAGAGACTATATCGATATTGCATATTACagaaagagacagagagagtgaTGCGGGTGCATATGGGGCAACATCAAatgtattattttgttgttttattatatatttgtaatatttgatatttcattgtttagatatttttaggatatctttttacatttaatttagGTTTTACATTTAATTAGCTTTCCATTTTAGCTTAAGTCTACTTATTCTCCAAGTATtgtaaatcctataaatatggGTAATGTAATCGTTGTTAGATAGGTTatagtttatgaataaaatcagTTTATTTGTGGCATAGATTTGCCCTATTTTATGAGTTTGCTACTCCTTATTTCTTTTGTCTGTTGAGTGATTGTTGGAGGCTTGTGTTCGATACCTTTTCCCCattaattggtatcagagctttggCAAGAGCTTGGTGGATTCCATGTCTCAAGTAGGGCGACGAAGGGGAGGTTTTCGAATGGAGGGTCGTGACATCAACAACGACATGGCTGAAATCAAAAGGATGCTTCAGCAACTTGCGGTACGTCTTGATCGCATCGAAACTCGACGACGGGGTCATAAGAGTTTTGACGGGGAGAGAAACGTTACCACTTATCATCAACGTGTCGATCGCATCGAAACTCGACGACAAGATCGTAAGAGTTCCGACGGGGAGAGAAACGTTACCACCTATAATCAATGTGTCAATCGCATCGAAGTTTCACACCAAAGCAGTGAGAGTATTAAGGAGGAACAATACATTGATCTCTCTCATCGCTGTGCTTCTTTGTGTGAGCCAGACATACAGGATGAAGATAATTATGATTCTGAAGATTGCGATGAAAATTGCTTGGAGATTGAAGAGGTTGACCTGCCGATGCAACTGATTCATCTCCCAGTGCAACAAAATATCGTTAAAGCCATGCTAGTCCATCTTGTGGAAACATCATCAGCAATTGTAAGTCATGAAATTAATTCATGCATGGGTGATATCTTTGAATTGGATGATCATGTGGGTAATTCAGATCCAAAGTCCAAACTAGATCTGGATGTCGACATTATTTTAGGATCTCAAGAAATAGAACATAGTATGTGTGGGTCAATACGTGAGCATCCTAACAGAATTGTTGGTGTTGATCTTAAGAAGTCATTTGTCTCCAACAAGCTGGTGAAGAGTGTTGAATCTAAAAGCAAAGATGCATCCCTCAAATTTCATGATCCATTACAAGAAGATGCAACTCATCAATTTATTGATTTCATTGGGGTTAGTATTTTCTACTTACAGATTCCGAAGATATTAATTGATATTGTCAATCATATCAAGAAAGGTGAGACAAATTTTGGGTTGGCAAAATTTATTATTATGAGCAGATTTCTCAAGTCAAGATTAGGAAGGTATTCaaagtatttatttatttggaatGGAAGGAATCAATTGCAAGCTAATTTGTCAAAAGAAGATTTGAAGCAATGGAagattttgttgaattttcTTCAATCAATGGCTCAAATTCGAGGACGAATTCTTTCCAACCAGGGAAGCCTGATGCGGGTGCATATGGGGCAACATCAAatgtattattttgttgttctaTTATAGATTTgtaatatttgatatttcattgtttagatatttttagggtatctttttacatttaatttagGTTTTACATTTAATTAGCTTTCCATTTTAGCTTAAGTCTACTTATTCTCCAAGTATTGtaaaccctataaatatgggTAATGTAATCGTTGTTAGATAGGTTatagtttatgaataaaatcagTTTATTTGTGGCCTGGATTTGCCCTATTTTATGAGTTTGCTACTCCTTATTTCTTGTGTCTGTTGAGTGATTGTTGGAGGCTTGTGTTCGATACCTTTTCCCCATTAGAGAGATAATCTGGAAAGAGGATTGTGGCCGTCTCTTTTCACAATCTGATTAACAAACATCCAGGTAAGCTGCTTTGAACCATCTTTCCCTGAACTCCAGGTAAGCTTCTTATTTGGTAGATTGATTTTCAAATTCGGTGCATGCAGTTTTTGGTGGTGCATATGTGGGGTTTTGTGGGtgatttgagttttttttttttttctatttgggttTTGTGTGGGCCGGTTAGCATTTTAGCTAGGTTTTATGCAATTAGATCTGGGAA
Above is a genomic segment from Rosa chinensis cultivar Old Blush chromosome 3, RchiOBHm-V2, whole genome shotgun sequence containing:
- the LOC112194644 gene encoding glycosyltransferase BC10; this encodes MAPIFCSSSSTSGQNHRAFPFNHVLHFLFFVIGLSLGILVTLYFQSYSLLTFQASLNSINNFITIPLKPSPPKSPTPTPPPPPPPPVLVPSFSTINETSSSVSVHYSSSTPSTSVSLKEQKLLVHNMSDEELLWRASMAPQVDSPCNSVPKVAFMFLTKGPLPLAPLWDKFFKGHEGLYSIFVHAHPSFNESQPQTSVFHGRRIHSQAVYWGTSSMLDAERRLLANALLDLSNQRFVLLSESCIPLFNFTTTYDYLINSNQSFQSVYDDPRKPGRGRYNPQMWPQINITDWRKGSQWFEVHRDLAVHIVSDRKYYPIFQQYCHPPCYIDEHYIPTFVNMLYGDLNSERSITWVDWSRGGAHPRKFGWPDITDEFFNGIRFGSHCKYNGNTTSICFLFGRKFLPNALEPLLRVAPLLLGFDT
- the LOC121052013 gene encoding uncharacterized protein LOC121052013; amino-acid sequence: MSQVGRRRGGFRMEGRDINNDMAEIKRMLQQLAVRLDRIETRRRGHKSFDGERNVTTYHQRVDRIETRRQDRKSSDGERNVTTYNQCVNRIEVSHQSSESIKEEQYIDLSHRCASLCEPDIQDEDNYDSEDCDENCLEIEEVDLPMQLIHLPVQQNIVKAMLVHLVETSSAIVSHEINSCMGDIFELDDHVGNSDPKSKLDLDVDIILGSQEIEHSMCGSIREHPNRIVGVDLKKSFVSNKLVKSVESKSKDASLKFHDPLQEDATHQFIDFIGVSIFYLQIPKILIDIVNHIKKGETNFGLAKFIIMSRFLKSRLGRYSKYLFIWNGRNQLQANLSKEDLKQWKILLNFLQSMAQIRGRILSNQGSLMRVHMGQHQMYYFVVLL